From Helicobacter sp. MIT 05-5293, one genomic window encodes:
- a CDS encoding GNAT family N-acetyltransferase — MKKAPILSSPIIGKHISLRLVGVSDAEFIYTLRSDKKAKFLTQTSGGIPAQEQWIESYKKRESAGKEYYFIIQSLEGQPFGTIRIYDFQEDSFCWGSWIIQDDAPSYVAIESALCLYVFGFYTLGFKMARFDVRKANVQVVAFHKRFGARIINEDTLNYYFNLSLEDFKAIPKVFAGFLPANLSYFTNLSKGE, encoded by the coding sequence GTGAAAAAAGCCCCTATTTTATCAAGTCCAATCATTGGCAAACATATTTCTTTGCGCTTGGTGGGAGTAAGTGATGCGGAGTTTATCTACACTCTACGCAGTGATAAAAAAGCAAAATTCTTGACGCAAACTTCAGGTGGAATCCCCGCACAAGAACAATGGATTGAATCCTACAAAAAGCGAGAATCTGCGGGAAAAGAATATTATTTTATTATCCAATCCCTAGAGGGACAACCTTTTGGGACGATAAGAATCTATGACTTTCAAGAGGATAGTTTCTGCTGGGGGAGTTGGATTATCCAAGATGATGCACCTAGCTATGTCGCTATAGAATCTGCGCTTTGCTTGTATGTCTTTGGATTCTATACCTTAGGGTTTAAAATGGCGCGTTTTGATGTGAGAAAGGCAAATGTGCAAGTAGTAGCATTTCACAAACGATTCGGCGCAAGAATCATCAATGAAGACACTCTCAATTATTATTTTAATCTTTCTTTAGAAGACTTCAAGGCTATACCAAAAGTGTTTGCGGGATTCTTACCTGCAAATCTCTCATACTTCACAAATCTATCAAAAGGAGAATAA